From Carassius auratus strain Wakin chromosome 1, ASM336829v1, whole genome shotgun sequence, the proteins below share one genomic window:
- the LOC113052789 gene encoding myoglobin-like, translating into MADYDRVLKCWGAVEADYTGNGGEVLTRLFKAHPDTQKLFPKFKGISQSELAGNALVAAHGATVLKKLGELLRAKGDHAAILHPMATTHANKHKIALNNFRLITEALVEVMKEKAGLDSAGQGALKRIMDCIIHDIDRYYKEIGFDG; encoded by the exons GCTGGGGAGCAGTGGAGGCCGACTACACGGGGAATGGAGGAGAAGTTCTGACCCG tTTGTTTAAGGCACATCCGGATACTCAGAAGCTCTTCCCGAAGTTCAAGGGCATCTCTCAGTCTGAACTGGCGGGAAATGCGTTGGTGGCGGCCCACGGTGCGACTGTGCTGAAGAAGCTGGGTGAGCTGCTGAGGGCCAAAGGAGATCACGCTGCCATTCTCCATCCGATGGCCACCACACACGCCAACAAGCACAAGATCGCCCTCAACAACTTCAGG CTGATCACTGAGGCACTGGTGGAGGTGATGAAGGAGAAAGCGGGTCTGGACTCGGCCGGACAGGGCGCGCTCAAGAGAATCATGGACTGCATCATCCACGACATCGATCGCTACTACAAGGAGATCGGATTCGATGGTTAA